One genomic region from Drosophila subpulchrella strain 33 F10 #4 breed RU33 chromosome 2R, RU_Dsub_v1.1 Primary Assembly, whole genome shotgun sequence encodes:
- the LOC119549183 gene encoding protein GDAP2 homolog isoform X3 produces the protein MEGNSSDLESGARDMNGLSLNSYSSGLQAQLQLDLDRQHLLSDRPRTGVYENVISEGVEGIEHQERYERLLRRAQVEDLTEVSGIGCLYQSGVDRLGRPVIVFCGKWFPAQNIDLEKALLYLIKLLDPIVKGDYVISYFHTLTSTNNYPSLHWLREVYSVLPYKYKKNLKAFYIVHPTFWTKMMTWWFTTFMAPAIKAKVHSLPGVEHLYSAITKDQLEIPAYITEYDMATNGLHYFNPVPTAS, from the exons ATGGAGGGCAATAGCTCGGATCTTGAGAGCGGAGCTCGGGATATGAACGGTCTTAGCCTGAACTCGTACAGCAGTGGTTTGCAGGCTCAGCTCCAG TTGGATTTGGACCGGCAGCACCTGCTCAGCGATCGCCCGCGCACTGGAGTTTACGAGAACGTCATTTCCGAGGGCGTCGAGGGGATTGAGCACCAGGAAAG ATACGAACGCCTTTTGCGTCGCGCTCAAGTCGAGGACTTGACGGAGGTCTCGGGCATCGGTTGTCTTTACCAGAGCGGCGTGGACCGCCTGGGTCGGCCTGTGATTGTGTTCTGCGGCAAATGGTTCCCCGCCCAGAACATCGACCTTGAGAAG GCCTTGCTATATCTTATTAAGCTACTGGATCCCATCGTTAAAGGAGACTATGTCATCTCGTACTTCCACACGCTGACATCCACAAACAACTATCCATCGCTGCACTGGCTGCGTGAGGTCTACAGTGTGTTGCCTTACAA ATACAAGAAGAACCTCAAGGCCTTCTACATAGTGCATCCCACTTTCTGGACTAAGATGATGACCTGGTGGTTCACCACGTTCATGGCGCCAGCCATCAAGGCCAAAGTGCATTCTCTGCCGGGTGTGGAGCACCTGTACTCGGCCATCACAAAGGATCAGCTGGAAATTCCCGCCTACATCACCGAGTACGACATGGCG ACCAATGGCCTGCATTACTTCAATCCTGTGCCGACTGCATCGTAG
- the LOC119549183 gene encoding protein GDAP2 homolog isoform X1 — translation MRLDTNSNVDFKAFESSSSPSLIKLDNLATWGGSQKTDTRLPITDYSNLGGPRHNRSPFPLSKDVNNRFVIWDGDMTTLDVDAITNTSDETLTESNSISERIFAVAGNQLREELSTTVKECRTGDVRITRGYNLPAKYVLHTVAPAYREKFKTAAENTLHCCYRNVLCKAKELNLHTIALCNISAHQKSFPADVAAHIALRTIRRYLDKCTLQVVILCVGSSERGTYEVLAPLYFPRDQLEERSALWQLPKDIGVEFGEPQHPDPDRQIRIIRNPQHSVHMRHRLADDDSDVSPHDMEGNSSDLESGARDMNGLSLNSYSSGLQAQLQLDLDRQHLLSDRPRTGVYENVISEGVEGIEHQERYERLLRRAQVEDLTEVSGIGCLYQSGVDRLGRPVIVFCGKWFPAQNIDLEKALLYLIKLLDPIVKGDYVISYFHTLTSTNNYPSLHWLREVYSVLPYKYKKNLKAFYIVHPTFWTKMMTWWFTTFMAPAIKAKVHSLPGVEHLYSAITKDQLEIPAYITEYDMATNGLHYFNPVPTAS, via the exons ATGCGTCTCGACACGAACTCAAATGTGGACTTCAAAGCATTCGAATCCAGCTCTAGCCCATCT CTCATCAAATTGGATAATCTGGCCACCTGGGGTGGCTCACAGAAAACAGACACACGACTGCCGATCACGGACTATTCCAATCTGGGGGGACCCCGGCACAATCGCAGCCCATTCCCCCTGTCCAAAGATGTCAACAATCGCTTTGTAATATG GGATGGTGATATGACCACACTGGATGTGGACGCCATCACAAACACCAGCGATGAGACTCTGACTGAAAGCAATAGCATATCGGAGCGCATCTTCGCCGTGGCTGGTAACCAGCTGCGAGAGGAGCTTAGCACCACTGTTAAGG AATGCCGCACTGGAGATGTGCGCATCACGCGTGGATACAATCTGCCCGCCAAGTATGTGCTCCATACGGTGGCACCTGCCTACAGGGAAAAGTTCAAGACGGCCGCCGAGAACACGCTACACTGCTGCTACAG AAATGTCCTGTGCAAGGCGAAGGAACTGAACCTGCACACCATCGCCCTGTGCAACATCAGTGCCCACCAGAAGAGCTTTCCAGCGGATGTTGCAGCTCATATTGCCCTGC GTACAATCCGTCGCTATCTGGACAAGTGCACCCTGCAGGTTGTGATATTGTGCGTGGGCAGCAGCGAGCGTGGCACCTACGAGGTCCTGGCCCCACTGTACTTCCCGAGGGACCAGCTGGAGGAGCGCAGTGCCCTGTGGCAGCTGCCCAAGGATATTGGCGTGGAGTTCGGGGAGCCCCAACATCCGGATCCCGACCGCCAGATACGCATTATCCGCAATCCCCAGCACAGTGTCCACATGCGTCATCGTCTGG CCGACGACGATTCAGACGTTAGTCCACACGATATGGAGGGCAATAGCTCGGATCTTGAGAGCGGAGCTCGGGATATGAACGGTCTTAGCCTGAACTCGTACAGCAGTGGTTTGCAGGCTCAGCTCCAG TTGGATTTGGACCGGCAGCACCTGCTCAGCGATCGCCCGCGCACTGGAGTTTACGAGAACGTCATTTCCGAGGGCGTCGAGGGGATTGAGCACCAGGAAAG ATACGAACGCCTTTTGCGTCGCGCTCAAGTCGAGGACTTGACGGAGGTCTCGGGCATCGGTTGTCTTTACCAGAGCGGCGTGGACCGCCTGGGTCGGCCTGTGATTGTGTTCTGCGGCAAATGGTTCCCCGCCCAGAACATCGACCTTGAGAAG GCCTTGCTATATCTTATTAAGCTACTGGATCCCATCGTTAAAGGAGACTATGTCATCTCGTACTTCCACACGCTGACATCCACAAACAACTATCCATCGCTGCACTGGCTGCGTGAGGTCTACAGTGTGTTGCCTTACAA ATACAAGAAGAACCTCAAGGCCTTCTACATAGTGCATCCCACTTTCTGGACTAAGATGATGACCTGGTGGTTCACCACGTTCATGGCGCCAGCCATCAAGGCCAAAGTGCATTCTCTGCCGGGTGTGGAGCACCTGTACTCGGCCATCACAAAGGATCAGCTGGAAATTCCCGCCTACATCACCGAGTACGACATGGCG ACCAATGGCCTGCATTACTTCAATCCTGTGCCGACTGCATCGTAG
- the LOC119549183 gene encoding protein GDAP2 homolog isoform X2, producing the protein MINNSFEFSSDDDSDVSPHDMEGNSSDLESGARDMNGLSLNSYSSGLQAQLQLDLDRQHLLSDRPRTGVYENVISEGVEGIEHQERYERLLRRAQVEDLTEVSGIGCLYQSGVDRLGRPVIVFCGKWFPAQNIDLEKALLYLIKLLDPIVKGDYVISYFHTLTSTNNYPSLHWLREVYSVLPYKYKKNLKAFYIVHPTFWTKMMTWWFTTFMAPAIKAKVHSLPGVEHLYSAITKDQLEIPAYITEYDMATNGLHYFNPVPTAS; encoded by the exons ATGATAAACAACTCGTTCGAGTTCTCGT CCGACGACGATTCAGACGTTAGTCCACACGATATGGAGGGCAATAGCTCGGATCTTGAGAGCGGAGCTCGGGATATGAACGGTCTTAGCCTGAACTCGTACAGCAGTGGTTTGCAGGCTCAGCTCCAG TTGGATTTGGACCGGCAGCACCTGCTCAGCGATCGCCCGCGCACTGGAGTTTACGAGAACGTCATTTCCGAGGGCGTCGAGGGGATTGAGCACCAGGAAAG ATACGAACGCCTTTTGCGTCGCGCTCAAGTCGAGGACTTGACGGAGGTCTCGGGCATCGGTTGTCTTTACCAGAGCGGCGTGGACCGCCTGGGTCGGCCTGTGATTGTGTTCTGCGGCAAATGGTTCCCCGCCCAGAACATCGACCTTGAGAAG GCCTTGCTATATCTTATTAAGCTACTGGATCCCATCGTTAAAGGAGACTATGTCATCTCGTACTTCCACACGCTGACATCCACAAACAACTATCCATCGCTGCACTGGCTGCGTGAGGTCTACAGTGTGTTGCCTTACAA ATACAAGAAGAACCTCAAGGCCTTCTACATAGTGCATCCCACTTTCTGGACTAAGATGATGACCTGGTGGTTCACCACGTTCATGGCGCCAGCCATCAAGGCCAAAGTGCATTCTCTGCCGGGTGTGGAGCACCTGTACTCGGCCATCACAAAGGATCAGCTGGAAATTCCCGCCTACATCACCGAGTACGACATGGCG ACCAATGGCCTGCATTACTTCAATCCTGTGCCGACTGCATCGTAG
- the LOC119549183 gene encoding protein GDAP2 homolog isoform X4, with protein MTMLEGMTSIDLGSSPMQETTGDMNDVLPDELMETPEERYERLLRRAQVEDLTEVSGIGCLYQSGVDRLGRPVIVFCGKWFPAQNIDLEKALLYLIKLLDPIVKGDYVISYFHTLTSTNNYPSLHWLREVYSVLPYKYKKNLKAFYIVHPTFWTKMMTWWFTTFMAPAIKAKVHSLPGVEHLYSAITKDQLEIPAYITEYDMATNGLHYFNPVPTAS; from the exons ATGACAATGTTAGAAGGAATGACGTCCATCGACTTGGGCTCCAGTCCCATGCAAGAAACCACGGGCGACATGAACGACGTTCTGCCCGATGAGCTCATGGAGACGCCGGAGGAAAG ATACGAACGCCTTTTGCGTCGCGCTCAAGTCGAGGACTTGACGGAGGTCTCGGGCATCGGTTGTCTTTACCAGAGCGGCGTGGACCGCCTGGGTCGGCCTGTGATTGTGTTCTGCGGCAAATGGTTCCCCGCCCAGAACATCGACCTTGAGAAG GCCTTGCTATATCTTATTAAGCTACTGGATCCCATCGTTAAAGGAGACTATGTCATCTCGTACTTCCACACGCTGACATCCACAAACAACTATCCATCGCTGCACTGGCTGCGTGAGGTCTACAGTGTGTTGCCTTACAA ATACAAGAAGAACCTCAAGGCCTTCTACATAGTGCATCCCACTTTCTGGACTAAGATGATGACCTGGTGGTTCACCACGTTCATGGCGCCAGCCATCAAGGCCAAAGTGCATTCTCTGCCGGGTGTGGAGCACCTGTACTCGGCCATCACAAAGGATCAGCTGGAAATTCCCGCCTACATCACCGAGTACGACATGGCG ACCAATGGCCTGCATTACTTCAATCCTGTGCCGACTGCATCGTAG